The segment CGGGTGTCGGGTGTCAGAGAGAGGAAGCCAGAAGCAAGAAGCCGGAGGCCAGAGATTCAAAGTCCGATGACAATTCAAGGCTCCAAGTTCAAGGGTCAAAGTTTTAAGTTCCACCTCTTCCGGGTCTGACTTCCGGCTTCTGGTCTCTGGCTTCTGACGTCTGACTTCCGTTCCCCGACACCTGACACCTTCTCACAAAAGGAAACTCATGAAGAAAATCTTCTACATCGTCAAGCGAGAGTACATCACCCGCGTCCGCACCCGGTTGTTTCTGGTGGGGACCATCCTCACGCCGCTGATTTTCGTTGGAATCATTTTCGCTTCCTTCAAGTTTGCCACCATGCGGTCTTCGGATCAAAAGACCCTGGCGTTGGTGGACGAGTCCGGACGTGTCACCCAGCTCTTCACCAAATCGTTTCAAGACAAACTGGCCGATGGACGGCCGGCCTACGTCTTTGAGAACGTTCCCATCGATCAACCCATTGCAGACATCCAGGCCAGGTTGTCGAAGGAAGTCCTTGCCAAGAAACTGGATGGCTACCTCCTGTTCAGCCGCGATGTTCTTGAAGACGGAAAAGCGGAATTTCATGCGCGCAACGTCAGCGATCTGGGGGAGCGGTCCGTTTACACATCGACTCTCAGCAATGTGATCACGGGAATCCGCCTGCGCGATCAGGGGGTGGATCCCGAAAAAATTGAGAGTCTCACACGCCGTGCGAAGATCACCCTCTTGAAGGTGAGTGAGGCCGGGGATCGCGAGGACCGTGGGCAGTCGTTCATGGTCACCTATGTGCTGGTCATGATTCTGTACACCACCATCCTGGTATACGGGATCACGGTGATGCGGAGTGTCATTGAAGAGAAGACTTCCCGCGTGGTGGAAGTCATGCTCTCCGCGGTGAGTCCCTCGGAGCTGATGGCCGGAAAGATCATTGGCGTGAGCCTGGTGGCGATGACTCAGTACCTCATCTGGGCAGCCTCCGCGGCGCTCGTTTCAGTTTATGGCCTGGCCTTCATTTCGACACTGGCCCCCAACGCGGTCAGCTATATCCCCAAAATACCCCTCTCCGTGCTGGCATTTTTCGTGATGTACTTTATTCTCGGATTCGTCCTTTTTGCCGCGCTTTATGCCGCCATCGGCGCCATGGTGAACAACGACCAGGAAGCACAACAAGTCCAGATGCCCATCACCGTGCTGGTGGTCATTCCCATTTTGATGATGGGCCTGGTGATGCGCTCTCCGGACAGCTCCGCGGCGGTGAGTCTCTCGCTTGTTCCCTTCTTTACGCCGATTCTCATGTTCATGCGGATCACCGTGCAGATGCCCCCGGTCCTGCAAATCCTCGCCTCCATTGCCATCATGCTGGTCAGCATTGTATTTTTCATCTGGTTGTCAGCCAAGATCTATCGCGTGGGGATTTTGATGTATGGCAAACGGCCAACACTGCCGGAGTTGGTTCGATGGTTGAGGTATAGTTAGAACGAATCCGGACTCCGCAATCACTTGGTGCTTCCCAACACGCTCAGTCGCCGGCGGGCGGCTGCGGAGGCGGGTTCTACGTCCGTTGAATCCACGATGCACTGTTCGCAGTTGGTCTGTGCCGCCTTTTCATAGGTGGTCTTGGATTTTTCCTTCAATCCCAGCGTCTCTTCGCACTGGCCCGTCAAATACAGGACGGTCGCCTCGGTGATGCGGCCAGTGGAGTGGCTGGGGAATCCCCCGGCGACGATCCGGGAGAGAACGTTCAGGGCTTCGGCGTAATGGTCGCCCCTCATCAGCGCCGCGGCGAGATTGAGGCGGATCAGGTTGTCGAGCGCCGAGGGCTTCTTGTCATCCAGGGCGTCCCGGAGGCGCGCGATGAATTGCTCTGAAAAGACATTATTCCCAGCCGGCGATATCGACCACAACACAGGCTCCTTCGTCGTGGCCAGGGCAGCGGTCCTCTGACTTCCATCCACGGTTCGAATTTCCATGGAGAATCGGGTTCCCAGAGGAGCTTGTGCAATCGCCAACTGAAGTTGTTTCGTTTCCATCTTCGACCCATTCACAGACCGAATCATATCTCCTATCCGAATTCCCGCTTGCTCTGCAGGCGATGCCGGCCACACCCGGACCACCACCAGGGGAGCGGTCGGAAGGTTGGTATCGATGGTTCTCAGCCCGATGTCCGGCTGGAACACAGCATCTTCGGCATGGGGCGGCTCGTTCAGCTGCTTGAGTGCGGCCACCACCTCGTCGCTTGAGGAACTTCGCAACCGCACGACATTCAGGCGGTTCGATTCGATGGAGAGTAACACCCAGGTGGTTTGATCCCCCGCCTCCGGGAACCCAAGCAGCAGCAATGAGGCTCCAAAGTTCCGCGCCATCTGTTGCAGGGCTCCGGGTATCGGCTGCTGGACCTGACCCAAAGGATCCAGCGCATGAAAGGCATCTTGCAGCGTTTCCACCGTCAGATTGAGACGCTGGAGTTCCCGGTCCCTCTCCGGCAACTTCACGGGGATTACAAAGAAGCGATCCAGAGATGCCTTGAGGCGATCACCTATTTCCGCGAGATGGGTGGCCGCCACATCGCCTGCCGGCGCGCGGTCAACGACCACAACGGCGAGGGTCGGTTTCAGCCGCGCCTCAATGGAAAGCGTCCCGTCCCGGACAATTTCAACAGGAGCTTCATAGCCTTCATCCGCCGTTCGGACCACGAGCACGCGTTTACCGGCGCACACCATCTGTTTCAAAGGGGTCGGTCCCAAGCTAGTTCCCCCCAGGAGAACCGAGGCCGGCGAGGGGATGGACGTCACCGTCAGGGTTCCCTGATTGGTTTGGAGACTGATGAATGAAAGGGTGCGGTCGATCCACAGCGGGGTCTGTTCGTTCAGCTTTCGCAGCGAGTCGAGCGGAATTTCGAATCGGCGGGTCTCGGGGAGGAAACATTCCTTCTTGAAGCCGATTTCGCGTGATGTGCTGACATCGAAATTGGGAAGGACGACGGCCGAGGTGCGGGCAGGGTCCCACGCGGAGGTTGTGACCTGTTGCTGTGCAAATTGCGCGAGGGGTGGCGCCAGGGCTCGCATAACCTCGCGAAGGGGGCGCGAAGTGTCGAGTCGTTTGTCGCCGCCCCAGATTTCTACGGAGGGCTGGTCAAAGAACAGGACCAGGGGGAGACTCAGCCGCAGGAGCTGGACGTCGGTCCAGGAGAGGGTCTGTTTGGCGGCGAGGTCAAACTCACGGCGTTCGGGCGCAAAATCCGGCTTCTCGATCAAAACGTTATAATGTCCGGGGAAGATCCTCCACCGCTGGGCGATCGGTTGGAGGACGCCCACCTCCTGTTGATTGATCGAAATTCGCGCTCCCTGCGGTTGCCCTTGTACCTCAATGGCCCCCATTTCATTTTGCTGGATGTCCTCCAGAGTCTGGTTCTCCAGCGGCGTCAGTGTCTCCGCGGCAAAATTGGGGTTGAGCTGCAGCAATTTTCGAAAATCATCGGCGGCAGCCTCGTTTTTCAAAACGCGCAAATTTCCACGTGCCTCCAGGAGCAGCGCCTCTTCGTACACCTTCCGCTCTTCCGCCGACAGGGATTGCTGGGCGGCGATCGCCTCATCCAGCTGCTTGATCAAGGCCGCCACCTGATCCATGGCGCTTTTGAAGTTGGAATCAAACTCTGACTTGGCCTGATCCAGAGTTTTTTGGAGCGAAGCGACATCCGGTCGGGTCAGCGCGGCGACGGGGGCTTGCTGGGCCTCAATCGACGCCGGAAGGAGGAGCAGTGCCATCGCCAGGAATATCGATGTCCAATGAATCGGTCGGTGCATAGGGTTCAAAAGATTTTGAGAATCCGCGCGCTCTTGTGCGCCACGAGGAACATCTCGCCCGTTGCGGAGACGGCAAAGGTGCGAACGGATCTGAATTCGGGGCCCGGGTTCAGATCGCCCCAGGCAATCCGGGTGAGGGGCACCAGCTCAATCTTCTGGTCCGCGCCCGCACGAATTGCAAAAACCGTAATGGCCCGGTCTTCCCCGTCCAGCAGGAACAGCTGGTTGAAGGGATCGATGTAGAAGTCAGTAATGGTGGACACCCGGAGACCGCCGGAGTCCGGCGCGACGAGGCCGCGCGTCTCGCCGGTGGGACTGATGACGAGGATCCGGCTCTGCTTCGAGTCCAGAAGATACACGTTTCCATAAAAATCAAATTCGATGGCACGCACATTCTTGGCAACCAGGGAGGTCGCCGTGGTCTCTCCCGTCTTGCGTTCGAGCGAGTATCGGAGAACGCCCGGGAGATCGGATGCCGTGGCCCATAGCTCACCGGACGCCGAGAGTCCGAGGGCCGTGATGTTCTTCAGGCTGCCTTCCGATTTCCTTTGGGGATTGGGAAGGTTGAATGATTGAGGTTTTCCCAGTTCGCGGATCAGTTCCCCATCGGCAACGAACGTTTCCCCCGTCACTCCGATCCCCGCCCGCGCCATCGCCTGCGGAGCATTGAACGGAATACTCTCGATGAGGTCCCCATTCAGGCTGAAACGGTAAACCCGCTTGCGGTGTTTGTCGAAAACCACCAACTGCCCGGAAGAATTCACAAGGGCGGACCGGGGATCTTCAAACACCTCAGGCAAGCCGGTCGCCAGAGATTTTGCAAGAAAGGGGGCAGGATCCGGCGCTGCGGAGGGGAGTGCGCCGATTCGAGTGCGTTCCCACCGGTAATAAGTGCTCATCTGCTGAAGCGCCACGGCGGCTTCAGGACTCGAGCCGAAAAGGGTTCGGACCTGCTGATACTCCAAGAGGGCCTGCTCCGGTCTTCCCGTACAGGCGATGAGGTGAGCGAGGTGGAGCTGGGCCTCCGGCGCCTTTGGATTGTTGGGCCATCGCTTGACGAGCTCTCGATAACCGTCCATTGCCCGATTGAAGTGCCGCGCTTCTTCCGCGGCGCGAGCTTCCTCGAATATCTTTGCCGCATCGCCCCGGGGCGCCTCCGCGAATTCATGATAAGGAACCAGGACCCCTCCTTCGAGCAAAAGCGCAAGAAGAAGCGATGACCCCCAAGCCCTCCGCAAGCCTGATTTGCCGGGTTTCGAACCACTACACCGCCGTCGCTGCCG is part of the Terriglobia bacterium genome and harbors:
- a CDS encoding PEGA domain-containing protein, producing the protein MHRPIHWTSIFLAMALLLLPASIEAQQAPVAALTRPDVASLQKTLDQAKSEFDSNFKSAMDQVAALIKQLDEAIAAQQSLSAEERKVYEEALLLEARGNLRVLKNEAAADDFRKLLQLNPNFAAETLTPLENQTLEDIQQNEMGAIEVQGQPQGARISINQQEVGVLQPIAQRWRIFPGHYNVLIEKPDFAPERREFDLAAKQTLSWTDVQLLRLSLPLVLFFDQPSVEIWGGDKRLDTSRPLREVMRALAPPLAQFAQQQVTTSAWDPARTSAVVLPNFDVSTSREIGFKKECFLPETRRFEIPLDSLRKLNEQTPLWIDRTLSFISLQTNQGTLTVTSIPSPASVLLGGTSLGPTPLKQMVCAGKRVLVVRTADEGYEAPVEIVRDGTLSIEARLKPTLAVVVVDRAPAGDVAATHLAEIGDRLKASLDRFFVIPVKLPERDRELQRLNLTVETLQDAFHALDPLGQVQQPIPGALQQMARNFGASLLLLGFPEAGDQTTWVLLSIESNRLNVVRLRSSSSDEVVAALKQLNEPPHAEDAVFQPDIGLRTIDTNLPTAPLVVVRVWPASPAEQAGIRIGDMIRSVNGSKMETKQLQLAIAQAPLGTRFSMEIRTVDGSQRTAALATTKEPVLWSISPAGNNVFSEQFIARLRDALDDKKPSALDNLIRLNLAAALMRGDHYAEALNVLSRIVAGGFPSHSTGRITEATVLYLTGQCEETLGLKEKSKTTYEKAAQTNCEQCIVDSTDVEPASAAARRRLSVLGSTK
- a CDS encoding ABC transporter permease, with the translated sequence MKKIFYIVKREYITRVRTRLFLVGTILTPLIFVGIIFASFKFATMRSSDQKTLALVDESGRVTQLFTKSFQDKLADGRPAYVFENVPIDQPIADIQARLSKEVLAKKLDGYLLFSRDVLEDGKAEFHARNVSDLGERSVYTSTLSNVITGIRLRDQGVDPEKIESLTRRAKITLLKVSEAGDREDRGQSFMVTYVLVMILYTTILVYGITVMRSVIEEKTSRVVEVMLSAVSPSELMAGKIIGVSLVAMTQYLIWAASAALVSVYGLAFISTLAPNAVSYIPKIPLSVLAFFVMYFILGFVLFAALYAAIGAMVNNDQEAQQVQMPITVLVVIPILMMGLVMRSPDSSAAVSLSLVPFFTPILMFMRITVQMPPVLQILASIAIMLVSIVFFIWLSAKIYRVGILMYGKRPTLPELVRWLRYS